DNA from Rutidosis leptorrhynchoides isolate AG116_Rl617_1_P2 unplaced genomic scaffold, CSIRO_AGI_Rlap_v1 contig203, whole genome shotgun sequence:
AATAAATACAATTGATTGTTCATATTTTCTAGAATATTATACTGTGATCTTTCTCAATTAATTTCCTTTTACAGATAAAGGACGTGGTTTTTTCCTTTGGAAGAAAAAAATGGAGTTTCCAAAATTGCCAAGAAGGCAGTGAATCTAATAAGAAACAAATCTTAGTTTTGCcactttttgaaaaaaaataaaaaattgttgGAGAATCGTATTCTCTTGACTTTATTCAAGCAGGTGACACGTGGCTATAATTCAATCCAATTGGCTTTGTTTTTGATAGAATCGCATTGACTGGCTACGAATTCTCATTCTTCAAGTCAATGGTCACTAGTCACAAACTTTTTGGACTAGAATTTTGCTTTCTTAAACGGACGGATACATTGTGTGGGAATATAAAGAGTTTGCTTCAAACAAATAATTGGACGAGAGTCCAGTCAAAGTTTGTGACTTAATCTCCATGAAAATACTCTAGAAGGCAAGAAGTGAAAGTTTGATTCATCCATTGTTAATTGATGGTGCAACAAGAGTCGAGTACTTAAAAGTCTACAAGCAAGGAATTCTACGAGTCATTCATTTCCTGATGGAAGGTATTATCTCCAATCCATCGACAAAACTTTAAACAGGATCGGGCATTTTATATTATACAGTAATTTTATATCACAAACAATCACCGTTGAGTTTGAAAATCGTATCAAATTACATCCAGTGAAAATTGGATACCATGTTTTCATTGGTAATCGCTCTGCCAGATCAAATCATATTACAGACGACACAACATTACATTTACATTTCAATACCAAGGTTTCTAATTATCTATGAAAGACATCACTTAACAACAAAAATCAGCCTTTTCTCGAAAGAGTAAATCTAATACCTGATGAAAGTCGTTTTTCTAACATCGTCTTCTCAGAATCTTCACTAGAAAAGCTCCAAACATGGGTCAGTCAGCTCTCCTTATCGAGCGGTTGATGTGAAAGCTCGGCTTCCTAATTGAGAAAGGGGAAATTAGTCAGAATAGGAAATCAAGCAAAACACTTTAGTGTAAAAATGAAAGTCCCAGCATGACAATCCAATCAGCAAAACTCGGTCTATTACAGAATTCTGCTTTAACAGACAAGATGGGTGGCATATCTATTATACACAATTACACATACATATTCACGAAcgacagagagagagagagattcataCATTTTGAGGAAGATGTGCATGAGATAGCATATCAAGCTGGCAAGTCTTTATATTTCCAAGCAACTGAACTATAGTTTGCAAATGAGGAAGACTGCAAAATTTATATCAACGGAAATATCAGTTTTATATTAATGGAATAGAAGACAGGGCTAATTTTACATTTTGACTGAAAAGAAGAAGATAAGAGTATCGATTTAACCTTTGTAATCCATGTTCTAAATGTGCATCCAAGGACGAAATAACATGAGGCATCTGCTGTAGCACCTGAGTTGAAAACAACATAAACGATTGAGAAAGTCGATAAAGATATTGCACAACCATGCTTTGTTTTGTTAGTTACATACTTGGCCAGTGTTCTTAATCGTTGAAGTTTTCTCCAGAAGGTTCTTCGGAAGCTTCATTAGTTGAGCCTGCACAGAACGGAAGCAACGCCGAATTACAAAACCGATTTAACCGCCAAGGTAAAATGAGGGAAACTATGAACTTTTGTCATCACCAACCATTCTTAGTATAACTATCTATCTATGGAAGTGTTTACGAATTAGAAAGCAACTACCAGCTAAGAATAGTTAAAAATTACTACAAAATTCAACAGAGATTGACAGTCAGGGCATAATTAAGCAATGCTCCGGAATCAATGGTCTCATCCACAACAAGATGATGAATTTAAAAGCATGATAATTAAGAGTGGTTACGTTTGAAGGAGACGAGTGTTGCAAGAGATGGAGGAGATTGGAGGTGGATTGTACGCTCTGTGATATCTGATCTGCTACAATCGCTTTCGCTGTCCCCGCTCTACTCGCCGACGGCGGCGGTTTCGATGTCGCCATTCTCTCTTCCGATCCACGACCACAAATGAATCGAATCAATCTCACAGTATCAATCGAGTTATCGTCAAAGGATTGGAATATGGTCATGATGAATCATGAACAAACAATTTCATTGCTATGATGGGCCCAATCGTCAGCCCATAAACTGATTGGGTCTACCCTCACAACGGGCCCAAAAGTTTAATTTACGAATTCTAAACTTTTTGTTGTCTTACGTTTTGCCTACCCAAACTTTAATTACGTCACACGGTTAGCTACCTGCCGTGACAGTCAACTGCCGTCAACTACACTAACGGTCAGTGACGTGGACTATAAGAACTTGAAATTATTGACAATTTGTGGTCTTCCAGTTGTGCATTCGCATTTCTGTTTAGGCGTTAGAGCTCCACTTTTGTTTGTCCAATCCATCCTTCCAGGCGCTATTTCAACTTTCCATTTTCCTCCCAAAGAAAACCAAATCGCGACCTTCTTCCTACTAGCAGCCTCAGAAGCGTTGGGCTGCTATCTCTTTTAGCCTCAAAGAAGCTTTTATCACACCACAACACTTAGAAAATAAAAAACACAGGTTGTCCAAGTCTACTACTTAGCTTATCCGGCAGCTAAAACTTGCAATCCAAACACTGGACATGATACGATAAAATTTTCCCTCGTCGAAACATGTGCCATCCAAATGTAAATCTAGATCAACTATATCTATCCATATCCGAGTTATACGTTTTTAACTATCCGCTAGATTCTGTCCGGTAATACAAACATACCCAAAGTCGTGAAATCCTAGGCTTCTCAAGTTCCTTTGATTGACATAAAGCATCCCAGTTAATCAACCAACAACAGTTACGAATTTCAGCAAAAAGACTTTCATAACACAGTTCATAGAGAAAGATGGAATTGCAATAGTGGTAACCTTTATTTATTACTAGTACATTCCATATAATGAAAACATCATACTTGCTTTCTCATTTGGATAGAAGACTGATTCATTCGATTGCAAATCCATCATACTTGAATAGATTCCCAAACCTTCTCTGAGAAGAGACGGCAGTGTTACCTTATACTATGATAAGAACTAAATCCTACATCCTATCAAAAGCAAAAGAAATCGATAAGAATAGATTATCAAACATTTACTTGTTCTAAGAAGAGGCAGCAGCCTGAATAGCTCTTTGCAACTCAGCCTCTACATTGGTCACCACAGGCTTCTTTATCTCCCTTATTACTCCATTCTGTTCTCCCGCATTAATCTTCAATTCCTTATGAACATTCCCTTCTGATGAACCGTTTTTCTTACTTCTCCATCGCTCAAACTCGGGGGTGGTTGCACCAGAAAATGGGGAAGCTTTCTTCCCTGTGCTCTCACTTTTCCCATAGTCACACACGATTGGTGAAATTTTCTTCCCTATGCTCTCTCTTTTCTTATGAGCCGAAACTTTGGATTTCAACTCCTCTAAACATTTCAGCATTTCCTTGTTTTCATTTGCCATCGTCTCCAAATCTCTGTTCATCCAATAATACATTCCTTTCAACAATTCAACATCCCCTGCATTGTTATTACTCTTCTTCTGATCAACTTCCTCCACTTTCAATTCCTCTATTCTCTCTACTCCGATCTTGTTCAGTGTCAAATATGGCATTTTCATCCCTGAATCAGGATTGAAATTCAAACCCCACCTTAAATTCACATTTACCCTTTTCGTCAATGGCAACACCGTTCTAGCCTTAACCGAAACTCCCGGGAAAAAGCTACCCTTTTTATTACTCCTCATCGCCAATGGATTCTCGGGAACAAACCCAAATCCGTTATTCGCATCAACCCGATTGAAATTATCCCGATTAGGGTTTTGAACCCCATTATCGCTGCCGGGAAATGTCTCTAGCTTCAGCTCCTGCCAACTATCCGAGGCAAACCCATTCAAAATCTCACCACTCGGAGGCGACCCAGATTCCGAATTCGACCCATTAACAGCAGAAACCGGGTTGGATTCGGAATTAGAGGAGAAGGTGGATCTGTGGAGGGAAAAATCACCGAATTGGGGCTTGAAATGGAGAGAGAAAGAGGGGCTTTTAGTGGAAAGAGAGAAATTGGCCGTGAATACGAGCGGGGAGCTCTGTGGAGAGCCAAAGAGTCCAAGGCCTGATTTTAGGGAAACGCAGAAAGGTTCGCCGGTCGTCGGATTGTAGATTAGTTTGAGAGAAGGGCCTGAAGGGAAGCTGGTGGAGAGAGAAAAAGATACATCTTTTCTGGTCGTGGTGGAGGTGGTGGTCGTCGGAGTGGTGGTGGTGAGAGAGGAGATGAAGGGTCGATCAAAGATAGTAATTGGTACTTTTGCTTTTAAAATTGGATTCTTCTGGCTTTGAGGATGATTGTCATCTTCAAGCTTGAAAGAGAGCTTCATTGCTTCTGTTGATTTAGAAATAGATGagctggtagtggtggtggtgataATTCATTCTAACGGATTTGTGAATAGTAATCCGACACTGGAGTTGTGGTGTGGGGCTCTGTATTTTTAACGGGTCAAATTGATTAACCAATCAGATAATAAAGTTTAATTTGATGTTAAGTGGCCAAACTGTTGGTTGTAGTAATCAATGGATCGGGCCCTATGTTTTGTGTTTTGGTCCGGTAACAGGCCTTTGTGACTCTTTTGGGCTCGGTGCACATACATTCTTCAaataagctttttttttttttttttaatgtttcacATGAGGTAAGAGTGAATTTTCCTAAATAAAATTgacttattatttaatattaaaactACTATAATATTAGATTCATATAGACATAATtcgactttaataatttatacaatagacattttttaaaaaaaatcgaaaGATATGGGTTGAAGAAAAAAAATTTTGATAGATGGAATTTTAGtaatgatattatgatgataaAGAAAAATATAGAGAAAAAAAATATGGAATATGGTTTGAAAATGACCCTATGAACTTTACGTGGGATCTCTTGAAGGCTACATGATATTAAATTTCTAGATTTCAAGGGGAATACAAACCATTCTTACTAGACAACTGTCATTTAAATATTTTTAAGTGATTGATTGAAGTGGATAATTGTAGATGTAGAATTGAATGGTCAAACTCGACTTAATCAAATTTAAATTCTTGAGATAGAATTACACGTTAATATATGGAAGATCATAGAGCTTTATAAGCTTTGTTGACGTTGATGCAAAATAAAATAGCTTAATTTGTTGTTGTAAGGAGGCTTATGAATGTTTCTAAGTATAGAGAGGTTCTATTTTGAGACTCAGTCGACATCAATTGTTTGGCGCCATTAAATACCAGACCAGACACGATATTCACGATGTGATAACTTAGAACTGATCACTTGGACTTGGGATATATATGTAAATTAGTTGTATGTGCATAGCACGTGATTtattctgtggggatattctagtaTTCCATTTTTGAATCAGCAAGCAACGTGAGATATTTTCTCTAGGGACTACTGTGCATGCCCACGCcacacagaaataaataaataaatttgacATGTAACCCATGAAACATCAAAGTAAAGAAATGAaaatttcaaaataaataaatgacagatATTAAATTTGGATAAATAAAAAAGAGAAAaggttaatatatatttttattttaattgattTTTATATTCATAAAAATAAAGATAGATTATTATATTTTATAGGAGGAATTGTGAACTTTAAGGATAAAGTTATAAAATTATAATCCGTAAATTTTAAGTATGAACGTTGAAAGTAAAAATCAAACAAACAAACTCTTAACTATATATTTTACAGATTTTATATATTTTCTATGTGTAAATTTTTAACTGATAGGAGCAGCAAATTATTTTTCATTAAATTAACTCTTAAAGCTAAATAGGAGTATAATGTACTATTGATCTTTcttcaaataaaaataaaaatgtactaTTGATCTTGTAGGATTTTTGTGACTATTATTCAAATACATCATGCGTGGGAGATCGATCTCCTTGTGTCAATATAAAACAATGCATAAAATATTTCTTTCGTCTTTAATTAAATGTCATAttttctatatattttatataaaaaatatgacATTTAATTAAAGACGGAGATATtattattgaaaaaaaaaaacaatacatAAAGCAATTTGTAGGTGACCAAATCAATTTTTGTGACTATGTATATTGGTCTTGTTTCACTTCCATCATTGGAAGTATCGATTCATAATCTATTCTTGAAAGTAATGATCATCATCAATAATAATCTTTAGGTACATAGAATTAATTGTTAGATTGGTTCAACTACATCTTTAACTTTTATGAGCTATTAAAATCCATCAAATCCATTTATTATAGTAATTTAAGTCAGTGTCAGTAGGTCCgtacttttaaaaataaaaaatttaaatatattatataaaaaaatttataataattattcgtattaaatattattaaatttatatcaaaatattatataaaaaataattattttaaatctatatcaattataattatttaattttattttaaaatctataattttagaattaaaaatttattttgttttcaaaaataatatacatagcaaaaaaataaaaattacatatcaaaatttgattttataataaaatttataattacatCTAATCAATTTAATTGTTTTTATTGTTTGAAAAATAAAATTTATCCATTTTAATTAAGATAGGAACTAAAATACAGCGAACTAGGAATAATATATtgataaaaaaattcaaaaaagtaatatatattatattttgattagaaataatttttttaataatatgttCGTTTGAAAATATTAAAAAAGAAGATATGTCTTTTTTAATTAGaaatagtaaaaaaaatataatatattttaatTAGGAAGAATTATTAattgtttgaaaaataagataTATCTGTTTTAGTTAAAAATATGAAAAAAAT
Protein-coding regions in this window:
- the LOC139881853 gene encoding tobamovirus multiplication protein 2B-like, which gives rise to MATSKPPPSASRAGTAKAIVADQISQSVQSTSNLLHLLQHSSPSNAQLMKLPKNLLEKTSTIKNTGQVLQQMPHVISSLDAHLEHGLQSLPHLQTIVQLLGNIKTCQLDMLSHAHLPQNEAELSHQPLDKES